From one Streptomyces sp. Q6 genomic stretch:
- a CDS encoding DUF624 domain-containing protein, which translates to MTAALTLGARGRLLGVLERIAQPAAAGAAFTVLALGVVTWLPALAALAHTLQRWRSDGDNRSFTGVFAAFPRYWRALWRQGIVASAAVAVLAVNCLFLSGRSSPSAFVLLCAQAGLGAALLVHCTAFAAHAGLAPDEPPARWHRRALALAFASPARGTALLGAAVSAVVFTLPVPLGPLLFGPSVPVLLALHFAAPQPERTS; encoded by the coding sequence ATGACGGCGGCCCTCACCCTCGGGGCGCGCGGCCGGCTGCTCGGGGTGCTCGAACGGATCGCCCAACCGGCCGCCGCGGGAGCCGCGTTCACCGTGCTCGCGCTCGGCGTGGTCACCTGGCTGCCCGCGCTGGCCGCCCTCGCGCACACCCTCCAGCGGTGGCGCTCCGACGGCGACAACCGGTCCTTCACCGGGGTGTTCGCCGCGTTCCCCCGGTACTGGCGCGCGCTGTGGCGGCAGGGGATCGTCGCCTCCGCCGCTGTCGCCGTGCTGGCCGTCAACTGCCTCTTCCTCAGCGGGCGTTCGAGCCCGTCCGCCTTCGTTCTCCTGTGCGCGCAGGCCGGTCTCGGTGCGGCACTCCTCGTGCACTGCACGGCCTTCGCGGCGCACGCGGGCCTCGCGCCCGACGAGCCGCCCGCGCGCTGGCACCGGCGGGCGCTGGCCCTGGCCTTCGCGTCGCCCGCGCGCGGCACCGCCCTGCTGGGCGCGGCCGTCTCCGCCGTCGTGTTCACCCTGCCCGTCCCGCTCGGTCCGCTGCTGTTCGGTCCGAGCGTGCCCGTCCTGCTCGCCCTGCACTTCGCCGCACCGCAACCAGAGAGGACCTCCTGA
- a CDS encoding right-handed parallel beta-helix repeat-containing protein has protein sequence MSRRILFGLALGACAALALPAAPASAASAYYVGPTGSDSNAGTSSGAPFATIQHALDVAPEGSTVHLASGTYLQDVVTRRENVTLTGPSSAVVKGAGSTRIVQVQHDGTVLDGFTVDGLFGSSSSVAGYRSKLVYVMSTTPGNGVNALTITNMRLKNAADECLRLRYLVTGADVSGNTISDCGVADFKFGGGGKNGEGIYLGTAPEQQGANGAPDAAADVSRNNRIHHNTIATRGNECVDLKENSTNNYVEYNDCSQQRDPSSGGLDARGSGNILRYNTVHDNAGAGVRLGGDTATDGTDTSVYGNTITGNASGGVKVMRTPQGPVCSNTMSGNTGGDAVGTYGADYDPTAPCSASAGAAS, from the coding sequence ATGTCCAGACGCATCCTGTTCGGCCTGGCTCTCGGCGCCTGCGCCGCGCTGGCCCTGCCCGCAGCGCCGGCCTCGGCCGCCTCCGCGTACTACGTCGGCCCGACCGGCAGCGACAGCAACGCCGGCACGTCGTCCGGCGCGCCGTTCGCCACGATCCAGCACGCGCTCGACGTGGCGCCGGAGGGCTCCACGGTCCACCTCGCCTCGGGCACCTACCTCCAGGACGTGGTGACACGCCGCGAGAACGTCACCCTGACCGGCCCCTCCAGCGCCGTCGTCAAGGGAGCGGGCAGCACCCGGATCGTGCAGGTGCAGCACGACGGCACGGTCCTCGACGGGTTCACCGTGGACGGTCTGTTCGGCTCGTCGAGCAGCGTGGCCGGATACCGCTCGAAGCTGGTCTACGTGATGAGCACGACCCCCGGCAACGGCGTCAACGCACTCACGATCACGAACATGCGGCTCAAGAACGCCGCCGACGAATGCCTGCGGCTGCGCTACCTCGTCACCGGCGCCGACGTGTCGGGCAACACCATCAGCGACTGCGGTGTCGCCGACTTCAAGTTCGGCGGCGGCGGCAAGAACGGCGAGGGCATCTACCTCGGGACGGCGCCCGAACAGCAAGGGGCCAACGGCGCGCCCGACGCGGCGGCGGACGTCAGCAGGAACAACCGCATCCACCACAACACGATCGCCACGCGCGGCAACGAATGCGTCGACCTCAAGGAGAACTCCACCAACAACTACGTGGAGTACAACGACTGTTCGCAGCAGCGCGACCCCAGCTCGGGCGGGCTCGACGCGCGCGGCAGCGGCAACATCCTGCGCTACAACACCGTCCACGACAACGCGGGCGCGGGCGTGCGGCTCGGCGGTGACACCGCCACCGACGGCACGGACACGAGCGTGTACGGCAACACGATCACCGGCAACGCGAGCGGCGGCGTCAAGGTCATGCGCACCCCGCAGGGCCCGGTGTGCAGCAACACCATGAGCGGGAACACGGGCGGCGACGCGGTCGGCACGTACGGCGCCGACTACGACCCCACCGCCCCCTGCTCCGCGAGCGCCGGGGCCGCGTCGTGA
- a CDS encoding polysaccharide lyase 8 family protein: MTTTRRAVLAGTGAALTALALPTQLLGPAHAADGDPIAALRARWHTLLTGGPGLDTSEPRIAAAIARIDRAAASALTGLDPTRADGLWPDLTSTSVSNHVTTSFKRLSTAATAWAVPGTTRYRDPDLAELLARGVDWMLEHRYGPGQVRFDNDWDWEIGSALALNDTAVLLYDALGADRLTRITDAVRHYTPDPNLWRADRQIATGANRVWICTVVAVNAVLRGADADLARVRDALSDVEGGGANSVLAFQDEGSGTGEGFYSDGSFLQHYKHPYNGGYGKELLGNLSRLLNLFAGTDWELTDPDVAHVRQWVTDGFEPLIARGDMQAGVCGREIARSSKQGHVAAQTVIEAVLRLLPGLTGADADADRFAALVKQWITEDTYRAFLDVTDLASLVAAQRLLASGTRPRGTLVTHRQFPRMDKAMHHRPAFTLGICAYSTRIYNYESIQNENLHGWHLSDGMVLLHDADLGHYSEDYWPTVDPLRLAGTTVLARRPADAAGQRTTSAADWAGGAALPGTTLGAYGQDLRAFGSSLRALKSWFCLDDVIVHVGSGITADTGPIETVVDNRKLRDVAAELTVDGVRAPADAGWSAAYDGVRSVHLAGTGGYVFPRPTALRALREQRTARWRDINIKYGTDTPVTRPYLTLWQDHGTAPTGAGYCWLQLPGASADRTRRHALAPPVRPVAESTAVHAVRRAADGLLAANFWAAGRAAELAADGPASVVVRPRDGLVDVAVSDPTQLRERIVLDLELRGLSVERADSGVAVSRTSAGTRITVDTAGRRGATLALTLRRS; the protein is encoded by the coding sequence GTGACCACCACCCGCCGCGCCGTCCTCGCGGGCACCGGCGCCGCGCTCACCGCGCTCGCCCTGCCGACACAACTGCTCGGTCCCGCGCACGCCGCGGACGGCGACCCCATCGCCGCGCTGCGGGCGCGGTGGCACACGCTGCTCACCGGCGGCCCCGGCCTCGACACGTCCGAACCGCGGATCGCCGCCGCGATCGCCCGGATCGACCGGGCCGCGGCGAGCGCCCTGACGGGCCTCGACCCGACGCGCGCCGACGGCCTGTGGCCCGACCTGACGAGCACGTCCGTGTCGAACCACGTCACCACGTCGTTCAAGCGGCTCTCGACCGCCGCCACCGCGTGGGCCGTGCCGGGCACGACGCGGTACCGCGACCCGGACCTCGCGGAGCTGCTCGCGCGCGGCGTCGACTGGATGCTGGAGCACCGCTACGGGCCCGGCCAGGTCCGCTTCGACAACGACTGGGACTGGGAGATCGGCTCCGCCCTGGCCCTGAACGACACGGCCGTCCTGCTGTACGACGCGCTCGGCGCGGACCGGCTGACGCGGATCACCGACGCCGTACGTCACTACACGCCCGATCCGAACCTGTGGCGGGCGGACCGGCAGATCGCGACCGGCGCCAACCGTGTCTGGATCTGCACGGTCGTCGCGGTCAACGCGGTGCTGCGGGGCGCGGACGCGGACCTCGCGCGGGTGCGTGACGCCCTGTCGGACGTGGAGGGCGGCGGCGCGAACAGCGTGCTCGCCTTCCAGGACGAGGGGAGCGGCACGGGTGAGGGCTTCTACTCCGACGGCTCGTTCCTCCAGCACTACAAGCACCCGTACAACGGGGGCTACGGCAAGGAGCTGCTCGGCAATCTGTCCCGGCTGCTGAACCTGTTCGCCGGCACCGACTGGGAGCTGACCGACCCGGACGTCGCCCATGTACGGCAATGGGTGACGGACGGCTTCGAGCCGCTCATCGCCCGCGGTGACATGCAGGCGGGGGTCTGCGGCCGGGAGATCGCCCGCTCCAGCAAGCAGGGCCATGTCGCGGCTCAGACGGTGATCGAGGCGGTCCTGCGGCTCCTGCCCGGTCTGACCGGCGCCGACGCCGACGCCGACCGGTTCGCCGCGCTCGTCAAGCAGTGGATCACCGAGGACACGTACCGTGCCTTCCTCGACGTGACCGACCTCGCCTCGCTGGTGGCCGCCCAGCGGCTCCTCGCGTCCGGCACGAGACCACGCGGAACTCTCGTGACGCATCGTCAGTTCCCGCGCATGGACAAGGCGATGCACCATCGGCCCGCCTTCACGCTCGGCATCTGCGCCTACTCGACCCGCATCTACAACTACGAGTCCATCCAGAACGAGAACCTGCACGGCTGGCACCTCTCCGACGGCATGGTGCTCCTCCACGACGCGGACCTCGGGCACTACAGCGAGGACTACTGGCCGACCGTGGACCCGCTGCGCCTGGCCGGTACCACGGTCCTCGCCCGGCGTCCCGCCGACGCCGCGGGGCAGCGCACCACGAGCGCCGCGGACTGGGCGGGCGGCGCGGCACTGCCCGGCACGACGCTCGGCGCCTACGGGCAGGACCTGCGGGCGTTCGGAAGTTCGCTGCGGGCCCTCAAGAGCTGGTTCTGCCTGGACGACGTGATCGTGCACGTCGGTTCGGGCATCACGGCCGACACGGGACCGATCGAGACGGTCGTCGACAACCGCAAACTCCGTGACGTGGCAGCCGAGTTGACCGTCGACGGGGTGCGCGCACCCGCGGATGCCGGGTGGTCCGCCGCGTACGACGGCGTGCGCAGTGTGCATCTGGCCGGCACCGGCGGGTATGTCTTCCCGCGCCCGACCGCGCTGCGCGCCCTGCGCGAGCAGCGCACCGCCCGCTGGCGTGACATCAACATCAAGTACGGCACGGACACACCGGTCACCCGCCCCTATCTGACCCTGTGGCAGGACCACGGCACCGCCCCGACCGGGGCGGGCTACTGCTGGCTGCAACTGCCCGGCGCCTCCGCCGACCGCACCCGGCGCCACGCGCTGGCCCCGCCCGTGCGGCCCGTCGCCGAGTCGACGGCCGTGCACGCGGTGCGGCGCGCGGCGGACGGCCTGCTGGCCGCCAACTTCTGGGCGGCGGGCCGGGCAGCTGAACTGGCCGCCGACGGGCCCGCGTCGGTCGTGGTCCGCCCGCGCGACGGGCTCGTGGACGTGGCGGTGAGCGATCCGACGCAGCTGCGCGAGCGGATCGTGCTCGACCTGGAACTGCGCGGCCTGAGCGTGGAGCGGGCCGACAGCGGGGTCGCCGTCTCCCGTACCTCGGCCGGCACCCGGATCACCGTCGACACCGCGGGCCGCCGCGGCGCGACGCTCGCGCTGACCCTGAGGAGGAGCTGA
- a CDS encoding acetylxylan esterase, which translates to MLFDMPLDRLREYRPEPEEPADFDAFWRKTLDDTARHPVDARFVPYATGLTTVDVFDVTFNGWGGQPVKAWLLLPRERSGPLPAVVQYIGYNGGRGIPYSWLTWSALGHAHLVMDNRGQGGGGKNTADTPDLAPEGHGSSSPGFLTRGIEDPHRHYYRRLITDAVRAVDAVRAHDAVDPARVAVLGGSQGGGLALAVAGLRDDVAATVADVPFLCHFRRASQITDAGPYAEIARFLSGHRFGIERAMETLSYVDAVNFAARATSPAWFSVGLMDKVCPSSTVFAAYHRYAGPAEIEVFPYNGHEGGAEYDLPRKIAALRGVFGT; encoded by the coding sequence GTGCTGTTCGACATGCCGCTCGACCGGCTGCGGGAGTACCGGCCGGAGCCGGAGGAGCCCGCCGACTTCGACGCGTTCTGGCGCAAGACGCTCGACGACACCGCCCGGCACCCCGTGGACGCCCGCTTCGTGCCGTACGCGACGGGTCTCACGACCGTCGACGTGTTCGACGTGACGTTCAACGGCTGGGGCGGGCAGCCCGTGAAGGCGTGGCTGCTGCTGCCGCGCGAGCGCTCCGGTCCGCTGCCCGCGGTCGTGCAGTACATCGGCTACAACGGCGGCCGCGGCATCCCGTACTCCTGGCTGACCTGGAGCGCGCTCGGCCACGCCCATCTGGTGATGGACAACCGGGGTCAGGGCGGCGGCGGCAAGAACACCGCCGACACGCCGGATCTGGCGCCCGAGGGGCACGGCTCGTCGTCGCCCGGGTTCCTCACGCGCGGCATCGAGGACCCGCACCGTCACTACTACCGGCGGCTGATCACCGACGCCGTGCGGGCCGTGGACGCGGTGCGCGCGCACGACGCGGTCGATCCGGCACGCGTCGCCGTGCTCGGCGGCAGCCAGGGCGGCGGTCTCGCGCTCGCGGTGGCGGGGCTGCGCGACGACGTGGCGGCGACCGTCGCCGACGTGCCGTTCCTGTGCCACTTCCGGCGGGCCTCGCAGATCACGGACGCGGGACCGTACGCGGAGATCGCCCGGTTCCTGTCCGGGCACCGCTTCGGCATCGAGCGGGCGATGGAGACGCTGTCGTACGTCGACGCGGTCAACTTCGCGGCGCGCGCGACGAGTCCGGCGTGGTTCTCGGTCGGCCTGATGGACAAGGTGTGCCCGTCGTCGACCGTGTTCGCCGCCTACCACCGCTATGCCGGGCCCGCCGAGATCGAGGTGTTCCCGTACAACGGGCACGAGGGCGGTGCCGAGTACGACCTGCCGCGCAAGATAGCCGCGCTGCGGGGCGTGTTCGGCACCTGA
- a CDS encoding NAD(P)/FAD-dependent oxidoreductase, which yields MPAHDHLDRYDTVIVGGGHNGLVAAAYLARAGRTVAVLERLGATGGAAVSTRPFPGVDARLSRYSYLVSLLPKKIVRDLELRFATRTRTVSSYTPTVRDGRATGLLVGGGRARTREAFARLTGGEREYAAWDRFYGTTRQVAERVFPTLTEPLPTRDALRERVGDDAAWRLLFEQPIGVGIEERFTDDLVRGVVLTDALIGTFADAHDPTLAQNRCFLYHVIGNGTGDWDVPVGGMGALTDALAAAARAAGAHLITGHEVTGIETDGRAAEVSYRGDAGEGTVAAAHVLVNASPEELARLLGDVPPTPAEGAQLKVNMLLERLPRLKDTSVDPREAFAATFHVAEGYGELATAYAEAAAGTLPSVPPSEIYCHSLTDPTILAPDLVERGYQTLTLFGLHTPARLFTADHDRARADLLKATLAQLNTHLAEPIEDCLAQDADGRPCIEAKTPLDLERDLRLPGGNIFHRELSFPYAQEGTGRWGVETAHPNVLLCGAGAVRGGGVSGIPGHNAAMAVLGH from the coding sequence ATGCCCGCACACGATCACCTCGACCGGTACGACACCGTCATCGTCGGCGGTGGCCACAACGGCCTGGTCGCCGCCGCCTACCTCGCCCGCGCCGGACGCACGGTCGCGGTGCTCGAACGCCTCGGCGCGACCGGCGGGGCCGCCGTCTCCACCCGCCCGTTCCCCGGCGTGGACGCCCGCCTCTCCCGGTACTCCTACCTGGTCAGCCTGCTGCCGAAGAAGATCGTGCGGGACCTGGAGCTGCGCTTCGCGACCCGCACCCGCACCGTGTCCTCGTACACCCCCACCGTCCGCGACGGACGGGCCACCGGACTGCTCGTCGGGGGCGGCCGCGCCCGCACCCGCGAGGCCTTCGCCCGGCTCACCGGCGGCGAGCGCGAGTACGCGGCGTGGGACCGGTTCTACGGGACGACGCGCCAGGTCGCCGAGCGTGTCTTCCCCACGCTCACCGAACCGCTGCCGACGCGCGACGCGCTGCGCGAACGCGTCGGCGACGACGCGGCGTGGCGGCTCCTGTTCGAGCAGCCCATCGGCGTCGGCATCGAGGAGCGCTTCACCGACGACCTGGTGCGCGGCGTCGTCCTCACCGACGCGCTCATCGGTACCTTCGCCGACGCCCACGACCCGACGCTCGCCCAGAACCGCTGCTTCCTCTACCACGTCATCGGCAACGGAACCGGCGACTGGGACGTGCCCGTCGGCGGCATGGGCGCGCTCACCGACGCCCTCGCCGCCGCGGCCCGCGCCGCCGGCGCGCACCTGATCACCGGCCACGAGGTGACCGGGATCGAGACCGACGGCCGCGCCGCGGAGGTCTCGTACCGCGGCGACGCCGGCGAAGGCACCGTCGCTGCCGCGCACGTTCTCGTGAACGCCTCTCCGGAGGAACTCGCTCGGCTCCTCGGCGACGTACCGCCCACCCCCGCCGAGGGCGCACAGCTCAAGGTCAACATGCTCCTGGAGCGGCTGCCCCGCCTCAAGGACACCTCCGTCGACCCGCGCGAGGCGTTCGCCGCAACCTTCCATGTCGCCGAAGGGTACGGGGAGTTGGCGACCGCGTACGCCGAAGCGGCCGCCGGGACCCTGCCGAGCGTGCCGCCCAGCGAGATCTACTGCCACAGCCTCACGGACCCCACCATCCTCGCCCCCGATCTCGTCGAGCGCGGCTACCAGACCCTGACCCTCTTCGGCCTGCACACCCCGGCGCGGCTGTTCACCGCCGACCACGACCGGGCCCGCGCCGACCTCCTGAAGGCCACCCTCGCCCAGCTGAACACCCACCTCGCCGAACCTATCGAGGACTGCCTGGCCCAGGACGCCGACGGGCGCCCCTGCATCGAGGCGAAGACCCCGCTCGACCTGGAGCGGGACCTGCGGCTGCCCGGCGGCAACATCTTCCACCGGGAGCTCTCCTTCCCGTACGCCCAGGAGGGCACCGGCCGGTGGGGCGTGGAGACGGCGCACCCGAACGTGCTGCTGTGCGGGGCGGGCGCCGTGCGCGGCGGCGGGGTCAGCGGCATTCCCGGACACAACGCCGCGATGGCGGTGCTCGGCCACTGA
- a CDS encoding DUF1801 domain-containing protein → MSGKDSGTYEGFSADERAAMKEHAQEQKKAARRTSKADKEAEALRDVLAKIAEMQDSDRVMAERVHAVVTAAAPSLAPKLWYGMPAYAADGKVVCFFQSAEKFKARYATLGFSDLAQLDEGTMWPAAFALTEVTADVEKQIGELVKRAVG, encoded by the coding sequence ATGAGCGGCAAGGACAGTGGCACGTACGAAGGGTTCTCGGCCGACGAACGGGCCGCGATGAAGGAGCACGCCCAGGAGCAGAAGAAGGCGGCGCGGCGCACGTCCAAGGCGGACAAGGAGGCGGAGGCGCTGCGCGACGTGCTGGCGAAGATCGCCGAGATGCAGGACTCCGACCGGGTCATGGCCGAGCGGGTGCACGCCGTCGTCACGGCCGCGGCTCCGTCGCTCGCTCCGAAGCTCTGGTACGGGATGCCCGCGTACGCCGCGGACGGCAAGGTCGTCTGCTTCTTCCAGAGCGCGGAGAAGTTCAAGGCGCGCTACGCGACGCTCGGGTTCAGCGATCTGGCACAGCTGGACGAGGGGACGATGTGGCCGGCGGCGTTCGCGCTGACCGAGGTGACGGCCGATGTGGAGAAGCAGATCGGGGAGCTGGTCAAGCGCGCGGTCGGCTGA
- a CDS encoding oxygenase MpaB family protein, with protein MRDADPGLFGPDSVTWQMHADPMMWIAGVRALYLQALHPRAVRGVTQNSDFRRDAWGRLLRTASFVGTTTYGTTEAAEKAGARVRKIHSHLFATDPDTGERYGVDEPELLLWVHCAEIDSYLHVARRSGFRLTEPQADRYIAEHRTSARLVGLDPAEVPGTQAELAAYFAAVRPELAAGPEAREVDDFLRRPPAHPLLVPARAAVWRRVAGLAYAALPPYAHDLYGRPAPAPAVVTRRLRATGTALRAVPDRVRWQLPPKHILRAMRRLGADTRPAPYKVGGRVAILDESEGRSG; from the coding sequence ATGCGCGACGCGGACCCGGGACTCTTCGGCCCCGACTCGGTGACCTGGCAGATGCACGCCGACCCCATGATGTGGATCGCGGGTGTACGCGCCCTGTACCTCCAGGCGCTGCACCCGCGCGCCGTCCGCGGTGTCACACAGAACTCCGACTTCCGGCGCGACGCCTGGGGCCGCCTGCTGCGCACCGCGAGCTTCGTCGGCACGACGACGTACGGCACCACGGAGGCCGCCGAGAAGGCGGGCGCCCGCGTCCGCAAGATCCACAGCCATCTCTTCGCCACCGACCCGGACACGGGGGAGCGGTACGGCGTCGACGAGCCCGAGCTGCTGCTGTGGGTGCACTGCGCCGAGATCGACTCCTACCTGCACGTCGCCCGCCGCTCCGGCTTCCGGCTCACCGAACCGCAGGCCGACCGGTACATCGCCGAACACCGCACCAGCGCCCGCCTCGTCGGCCTCGACCCCGCCGAAGTCCCCGGCACCCAGGCCGAACTGGCGGCCTACTTCGCTGCGGTACGGCCCGAACTCGCCGCGGGGCCCGAGGCCCGCGAGGTCGACGACTTCCTGCGCCGACCGCCCGCCCACCCGCTCCTCGTCCCGGCGCGCGCGGCAGTGTGGCGGCGCGTCGCCGGCCTCGCGTACGCCGCTCTGCCGCCGTACGCCCACGACCTGTACGGCAGGCCCGCTCCCGCCCCGGCCGTGGTCACCCGCCGCCTGCGCGCCACCGGCACCGCCCTGCGCGCCGTTCCCGACCGTGTGCGCTGGCAACTCCCGCCGAAACACATCCTCCGGGCGATGCGGAGACTCGGTGCCGACACCCGCCCGGCCCCGTACAAAGTCGGCGGACGGGTAGCCATACTGGACGAGTCGGAGGGGCGCAGCGGCTAG
- a CDS encoding phosphatidate cytidylyltransferase: protein MTTVAALAPWLGGALGLSGVAVAASRRRELAVRWCAWAVGVPLITGAFWLGRPGAAALAVTAGVIAAVEYGGLLRLGRADRAVLAAAVTGVVLAAWLAPSEVPRVLVIGALAVAAVPLAAGDADGGLRRLGAGLLGLAWLSVLAALVPLGASALAVFVAVSVADITAYFAGRRLGGPRLSPLSPAKRWSGTVAGAAAGVGVLVLLSAASWPAALAVAVGGPAGDLVESMIKRGARVKDAGSWLPGSGGLLDRVDSLLGALAILVVLS from the coding sequence ATGACGACGGTGGCCGCGCTGGCGCCCTGGCTCGGTGGTGCGCTGGGCCTGAGCGGAGTCGCCGTCGCCGCGTCCCGGCGGCGCGAGCTGGCGGTCCGCTGGTGCGCCTGGGCGGTCGGCGTGCCCCTGATCACCGGGGCGTTCTGGCTGGGCCGCCCCGGAGCCGCGGCCCTCGCCGTCACGGCCGGGGTGATCGCGGCCGTCGAGTACGGCGGGCTGCTGCGACTCGGCCGCGCCGACCGGGCGGTGCTCGCGGCGGCGGTGACCGGCGTCGTACTCGCCGCCTGGCTGGCTCCTTCGGAGGTACCGCGGGTGCTCGTGATCGGAGCGCTCGCCGTGGCCGCCGTACCGCTCGCCGCCGGGGACGCCGACGGCGGCCTGCGCCGGCTCGGCGCGGGACTCCTCGGCCTCGCCTGGCTGAGCGTCCTCGCCGCGCTGGTACCGCTCGGGGCGAGCGCCCTCGCCGTGTTCGTGGCGGTCTCCGTCGCCGACATCACGGCGTACTTCGCCGGGCGGCGCCTCGGCGGGCCCCGCCTGTCGCCGCTGTCACCGGCCAAGCGGTGGAGCGGCACCGTCGCGGGCGCCGCGGCGGGCGTCGGCGTCCTCGTGCTGCTGTCCGCGGCGAGCTGGCCGGCGGCACTGGCCGTGGCGGTCGGCGGCCCGGCCGGGGACCTCGTCGAGTCGATGATCAAACGAGGCGCCCGGGTCAAGGACGCGGGGAGCTGGCTCCCCGGCTCGGGCGGCCTCCTCGACCGCGTCGACTCGCTGCTCGGGGCCCTCGCGATCCTGGTCGTCCTGAGCTGA
- a CDS encoding histidinol-phosphate aminotransferase family protein — translation MGRHLHLRAATPEDLDWIHELRHRVYARELGQHAPNAAGRLSDGLDGDNVYLVAAHGTHRVGFVSLTPPWAGRYGLDKYLTRDALPLLADPDLFEVRILTVEPRWRSTAAAPLLMYAALRWIASRGGRRVVAMGRSDLLAMYVAAGLRPAGHTVRSGALTFEVLTGDVTELTLDVMERHRATLERLRAAVDWRLDMPFAPRADGCEHGGASFTAIGPDFRTLQRRHRIVAADVLDAWFPPAPDVRAALTDDPGWAARTSPPTGAEGLVAEIAAVRGLPQEALCVGAGSSDLIFRAFGQWLTPESRVLLMDPGYGEYAHVTERVIGCRVDRFRLRREDGWRIDTERLAATVAAGRYDLVVVVNPNNPTGRHLPAADLCAVIAAAPERTRWWIDEAYLGYVDPAESLAGLAATAPRVVVCSSLSKMYALSGMRAAYLVAEPVTAARLRTWTPPWPVSLPAQLAAVAALRDPAYYADRWRHTHLLRAQLASDLRELEATWTVEEGVANFLNVTLPAGGPSAAQLVAECRRHDVHLRDLSPLSARYEGRTVRIAVKGSAENARIVTACQAALDELQPLWPRVASPAALTGSTR, via the coding sequence ATGGGCCGACACCTGCACCTGCGCGCCGCCACCCCGGAGGATCTGGACTGGATCCATGAACTGCGCCACCGGGTGTACGCGCGGGAGTTGGGCCAGCACGCGCCGAACGCGGCAGGCCGGCTGAGCGACGGACTCGACGGCGACAACGTCTATCTCGTCGCGGCGCACGGGACGCACCGCGTCGGCTTCGTCAGCCTGACCCCGCCCTGGGCGGGACGCTACGGGCTCGACAAGTACCTCACCCGCGACGCCCTGCCGCTGCTCGCCGACCCCGACCTGTTCGAGGTGCGCATCCTCACCGTCGAGCCCCGCTGGCGGTCCACCGCCGCGGCACCGCTCCTGATGTACGCGGCCCTGCGCTGGATCGCCTCCCGGGGCGGCCGCCGCGTCGTGGCGATGGGACGCAGCGACCTGCTCGCCATGTACGTCGCCGCGGGCCTGCGCCCGGCCGGCCACACCGTGCGCAGCGGCGCCCTCACCTTCGAGGTCCTCACCGGCGACGTCACCGAGCTGACCCTCGACGTGATGGAGCGGCACCGCGCCACACTGGAACGCCTGCGCGCGGCCGTCGACTGGCGCCTCGACATGCCCTTCGCGCCCCGCGCGGACGGCTGCGAGCACGGCGGCGCCTCCTTCACCGCCATCGGACCCGACTTCCGCACCCTCCAGCGCCGCCACCGGATCGTGGCCGCCGACGTCCTCGACGCCTGGTTCCCGCCCGCCCCCGACGTGCGCGCCGCGCTCACGGACGACCCGGGCTGGGCGGCGAGGACCTCACCGCCGACCGGCGCCGAAGGACTCGTCGCCGAGATCGCCGCCGTACGGGGACTGCCCCAGGAGGCGCTCTGCGTCGGCGCGGGCTCCTCCGACCTGATCTTCCGGGCGTTCGGCCAGTGGCTGACCCCCGAGAGCCGGGTCCTGCTCATGGACCCCGGATACGGCGAGTACGCCCATGTCACCGAGCGGGTGATCGGCTGCCGGGTGGACCGGTTCCGGCTGCGCCGCGAGGACGGCTGGCGGATCGACACCGAGCGGCTCGCCGCCACGGTCGCCGCCGGACGGTACGACCTCGTCGTGGTGGTCAACCCGAACAACCCGACCGGCCGTCATCTGCCCGCCGCCGACCTGTGCGCGGTGATCGCCGCCGCCCCGGAACGCACCCGCTGGTGGATCGACGAGGCCTACCTCGGCTACGTCGACCCGGCCGAGTCCCTCGCCGGGCTCGCCGCGACCGCGCCGCGCGTCGTCGTGTGCAGCTCCCTGTCCAAGATGTACGCGCTCTCCGGCATGCGCGCCGCCTACCTGGTCGCCGAACCCGTCACCGCCGCCCGGCTGCGCACGTGGACCCCGCCCTGGCCGGTCAGCCTCCCCGCCCAGCTGGCCGCCGTCGCCGCCCTGCGCGACCCCGCGTACTACGCCGACCGCTGGCGCCACACCCACCTGCTGCGCGCGCAACTGGCATCCGATCTGCGGGAGTTGGAGGCGACCTGGACCGTCGAGGAGGGCGTCGCGAACTTCCTCAACGTGACGCTCCCGGCCGGCGGCCCGAGCGCCGCGCAACTCGTGGCCGAGTGCCGCCGCCACGACGTCCACCTGCGCGACCTGTCGCCCCTGTCCGCCCGGTACGAGGGGCGCACGGTACGGATCGCGGTCAAGGGCAGCGCCGAGAACGCCCGCATCGTCACCGCCTGCCAGGCCGCCCTCGACGAACTCCAGCCCCTGTGGCCCCGGGTGGCGAGCCCGGCCGCGCTCACCGGATCCACCCGATGA